A single window of Toxotes jaculatrix isolate fToxJac2 chromosome 4, fToxJac2.pri, whole genome shotgun sequence DNA harbors:
- the LOC121180878 gene encoding malate dehydrogenase, cytoplasmic-like isoform X1 has translation MLTLLTSMYLVVRAVSSQAEPIRVLVTGAAGQIAYSLLYSIAKGDVFGKDQPIILVLLDIPPMLPVLDGVVMELQDCALPLLREVIPTDKVEVGFKDLDAAILVGSMPRKEGMERKDLLKANVAIFKTQGAALDKYAKKTVKVLVVGNPANTNCLIASKSAPSIPKENFSCLTRLDHNRACSQVAIRCSVSSDNVKNVIIWGNHSSTQYPDVHHAKVNVHGSETSAYDAVKDDAWLRGDFISTVQQRGAAVIKARKLSSAMSAAKAICDHMRDIWFGTKEGEFISMGVYAAGNSYGIPEDLIYSFPVQIKNKTWKVVDGLAINDFSRAKMDATAAELVEERDTALDFLSQ, from the exons ATGTTGACGCTGCTGACTTCCATGTATCTGGTGGTGCGGGCGGTTTCCTCTCAG GCTGAACCTATCCGTGTTCTGGTGACTGGGGCCGCTGGCCAGATTGCCTACTCCCTGCTGTACAGCATCGCCAAGGGGGATGTGTTCGGAAAGGACCAG CCAATCATCTTGGTCCTGCTGGACATCCCCCCCATGCTGCCGGTGCTGGATGGAGTCGTCATGGAGCTGCAGGACTGCGCCCTCCCACTGCTCAGGG AGGTCATCCCCACTGACAAGGTGGAGGTGGGCTTCAAGGACCTTGACGCCGCCATCTTGGTGGGTTCCATGCCCAGGAAGGAGGGCATGGAGAGGAAGGACCTGCTGAAGGCCAACGTGGCCATCTTCAAGACGCAGGGAGCCGCCCTGGACAAGTACGCCAAGAAGACCGTCAAG GTTCTGGTGGTTGGAAATCCAGCAAACACCAACTGTCTGATCGCCTCCAAGTCTGCTCCATCCATCCCCAAAGAGAACTTCTCCTGCCTCACCCGACTGGACCACAACAGAGCCTGCTCCCAG GTGGCGATACGCTGCAGCGTGTCCTCCGACAACGTGAAGAACGTCATCATCTGGGGGAACCACTCCTCCACCCAGTACCCCGACGTCCACCACGCCAAGGTCAATGTCCACGGCAGCGAGACGAGTGCCTACGACGCCGTGAAGGACGACGCCTGGCTGAGAGGAGACTTCATCTCT acgGTGCAGCAGCGCGGTGCCGCCGTCATCAAGGCCCGGAAGCTGTCCAGCGCCATGTCTGCCGCTAAGGCCATCTGCGACCACATGAGGGACATCTGGTTCGGCACCAAGGAG GGTGAGTTCATCTCCATGGGCGTGTACGCTGCTGGAAACTCCTACGGCATCCCAGAGGACCTCATCTACTCCTTCCCTGTCCAGATCAAG AACAAGACCTGGAAAGTGGTGGACGGGCTCGCCATCAACGACTTCTCCCGAGCCAAGATGGATGCCACAGCCGCCGAGCTGGTGGAGGAGCGAGACACCGCTCTGGACTTCCTGTCCCAGTGA
- the LOC121180878 gene encoding malate dehydrogenase, cytoplasmic-like isoform X2, with product MAEPIRVLVTGAAGQIAYSLLYSIAKGDVFGKDQPIILVLLDIPPMLPVLDGVVMELQDCALPLLREVIPTDKVEVGFKDLDAAILVGSMPRKEGMERKDLLKANVAIFKTQGAALDKYAKKTVKVLVVGNPANTNCLIASKSAPSIPKENFSCLTRLDHNRACSQVAIRCSVSSDNVKNVIIWGNHSSTQYPDVHHAKVNVHGSETSAYDAVKDDAWLRGDFISTVQQRGAAVIKARKLSSAMSAAKAICDHMRDIWFGTKEGEFISMGVYAAGNSYGIPEDLIYSFPVQIKNKTWKVVDGLAINDFSRAKMDATAAELVEERDTALDFLSQ from the exons ATG GCTGAACCTATCCGTGTTCTGGTGACTGGGGCCGCTGGCCAGATTGCCTACTCCCTGCTGTACAGCATCGCCAAGGGGGATGTGTTCGGAAAGGACCAG CCAATCATCTTGGTCCTGCTGGACATCCCCCCCATGCTGCCGGTGCTGGATGGAGTCGTCATGGAGCTGCAGGACTGCGCCCTCCCACTGCTCAGGG AGGTCATCCCCACTGACAAGGTGGAGGTGGGCTTCAAGGACCTTGACGCCGCCATCTTGGTGGGTTCCATGCCCAGGAAGGAGGGCATGGAGAGGAAGGACCTGCTGAAGGCCAACGTGGCCATCTTCAAGACGCAGGGAGCCGCCCTGGACAAGTACGCCAAGAAGACCGTCAAG GTTCTGGTGGTTGGAAATCCAGCAAACACCAACTGTCTGATCGCCTCCAAGTCTGCTCCATCCATCCCCAAAGAGAACTTCTCCTGCCTCACCCGACTGGACCACAACAGAGCCTGCTCCCAG GTGGCGATACGCTGCAGCGTGTCCTCCGACAACGTGAAGAACGTCATCATCTGGGGGAACCACTCCTCCACCCAGTACCCCGACGTCCACCACGCCAAGGTCAATGTCCACGGCAGCGAGACGAGTGCCTACGACGCCGTGAAGGACGACGCCTGGCTGAGAGGAGACTTCATCTCT acgGTGCAGCAGCGCGGTGCCGCCGTCATCAAGGCCCGGAAGCTGTCCAGCGCCATGTCTGCCGCTAAGGCCATCTGCGACCACATGAGGGACATCTGGTTCGGCACCAAGGAG GGTGAGTTCATCTCCATGGGCGTGTACGCTGCTGGAAACTCCTACGGCATCCCAGAGGACCTCATCTACTCCTTCCCTGTCCAGATCAAG AACAAGACCTGGAAAGTGGTGGACGGGCTCGCCATCAACGACTTCTCCCGAGCCAAGATGGATGCCACAGCCGCCGAGCTGGTGGAGGAGCGAGACACCGCTCTGGACTTCCTGTCCCAGTGA